The DNA region TACTTGACGATGCCGCGGTCGCCGGTCCGGTCCCGGAGGTGCGTCGTGAAGAAGTGCCGGAAGTAGTGCGGAGTGACGTTCTCCTCGGCGCCGCCGCCGTCACGGTACCAGCCCTGGTCGCGGGCGTGCGTCTCGACGATGTGGTGGACCATGTCGGGGGTGAGCCGTTTGCCCCACTCGTCGGTCGTGCTGGCGAACAGCGGGTCCGCGTCCGCCCGCGGGTCGGGTCGGACGGCCAGCCACTCGACGAGGACGGCGGCGAGTTCGTCGTCGACCGGGATCGTCGTCGCGCGCTTGCGTTTGTTCGACGCGGTCCGCACCTGTCCGTTGTACGCCTGGCCCGCGCTGGGCGCGTCGTCGACGTAGATCGAGTCGGGCTTCCCGTCCAGCTGCGGCCGGTGCGTCCACTCGAACGGCGAGTCCGACAGCGAGAGGTCCCGTCTGTCGAGATTGCAGAGCTCGCCGGCTCGCATCCCCGTCTTCAACAGCGTCACCACGACGGCCCGGTCCAGCGGATGGGTCACCTCCGCAACGAACGACCGCATCGCGGGGACGGTGATGTCCCGCCGTTCCGGATCGACGTTGATCGACTCGTCGATCTCCTCCAGGACCAGCGCCATCGGGTTCTCCTCGAAGGTTCCGACCTCCGTCATGTACCCGTAGAACCGGTGAAGATACGAGGCGTACGTCGCGACCGTGCTCTCGCCGACCGACCCTCGCAGCTGGTGGATCCACGCCATGCAGTCGCGGTGGTTCGCTTCGTCGAGGTCGAGTCCCCGTTCGGACAGGTACGCCTCGAACTCCCGGAGCACGCGCTCGTAGGCGTCCCGGGTCCGCTGGCTCTTGCCCTGGAACGTGATGTCGTCGAGGAAGTACGCGACCGGGTCCTCGGCGTCCGTCGACCCGCGCTCGGCTCTACTCATCGATGGTGTACCCCCCGTTGCGGCCGCTGTAGGTGACTCGACCCTCCGACTGGAGCCGCTGCAGCGCGTCCTCCAGCTCCGCCTCGATGTCGTCAGTCACCGCTTCGAGCAGCTCCTCCCACGACAGGTAATCGCCCGACCGGAGCGCCTCGACGACCCTGTCTTCGAGGTCCGAACCCCCGGAGTCAGCGTCCCGAGACGCCTGCTCTGTACCTTCCGACGGCGCATCGGTCGCGGGGGAGCCGGGACTATCCGCGTCGCCGCCGCCGAAGCCTCGACGGCCGGCCTGGACCATCGTCCGGACGAACTCGCTGCGGCTCATTCCGAGGGCGTCGGCGTGTTCGTCCCACTCCTCGCGCTGGTAGGCCGGGACGTACGTCCTGACCGCCGTCCGCGAGGTGTCTACGTCGCTCTCCGTCATTGTTCCCGTACTCGACCCCTCCCGCAATCAATCTACCGCCACACTCACGGATCAGTCGGATCGCGGTCGCGATTGCAACGTGGGAGTCGGGTACGGGCGAGCGGTCGCTCCCGGTCTGTGCGGGGTTCGGCCAGAAAGCGCCTTCCGGAGTCGCTCGAAACACGCCCTGCAGAGCACGAACGCGACCGCTCACTCGATACGGGACGCCTCGACCGTCACATTCTCGAACATGAATCCGTCGTATTCCCCTTCGAACAACACTGTCCTCGTCTCTCCGCCACTGATATCAACGGTCTGTTCGTCGAGGACGACACCGGTGTCTCCGATCCCCTCCTCATTCAGCAGTTGAACTTCGACATCGCCGGAGCGACCGCGATTTCTGATGTCGGCTTCGACCTCGCCCGCCCAGAGACGGAATCCGTACCCCTCGTATCCGTCTTCGAGCTCGGCGGTCATCGTCGTACTTCTCCGCTCCCCGGAGGAAAAGAAGCGTTTCTGAGACCGGACTTTCTTGGACCCCACCGAGTGTACACTGTCGTCGGGATCTTCGAGGAAGACCAGCGTCAGTCCGATATCACCCGCGGTGCCGGTGTTCTCTACAGTCGCCGTGAAATCGTACGAATCTCCCCGATTGTGTGTGTTGTCGATCGCTACTGCCTGTGGCTCGGGGTGTCGGATATCCGAGACAAGGACCGGATTCTCTCCGGGCGTGTCTGTTTCTGTCCCGTCTAGTTCGATTTCATCGAGACCATCGACCCCATCGCTCTCCGAGGGGGTCGGTGAATCCGTCCCCGCTCCGTTCGATCCGATCTCGTCGAGAGTTCCCACTCCGTCGCTCGCCGACGGTGTGGACGTGCTCTGGAGGTCACTTTTCTCCTGTACGTCCGGGTCGTTCGGAGCGTAATCTTCACTGTCAATCACCCCGTCGCCGTCCGAGTCTTGAACCCCGTTCTCGGAGTCCCCGAGATCCGAACAGCCCGAAAGAACGGTTGCGCCGAGGAGCGTTGCTGACCCTATGAACTGCCTCCGTTCCATGACCCCGTCGGAGTCCATTACCCGACAACGATCGTTGTCGTACTTATTAGTACCCCAATAGGATTCCTTACGGCGCGGGATTCGAACGAGAAACCATCTGTTTCGCGGATCCGGCCGAATCACCCACTCGAAAAGTGTAAACTCCGCCGGTCCGGTCTGGCCTCTTTTGTCTATATCGGTATTCAGTGTACAGCGTCAGACACCCGACGACCTCCCAAGGGGTTGTCGGCGTGTTTCGAGCGGTGACTCCGCAGATGCGCGAACTGGGCGGATCGTTCGTCGCGAAGCTCGGGCGCAGGCGATTGTAGGACCTCTCGCGGAAGGGACCGACTGAATTCTCGCGGGTACCGATCCCAGCCGGCGCAGCCAGGATTACGGGAGGGGTGTCCTTCCCGAGTAGCCACTCCGTGTAATTTCCGCGACGACACCCGATCGAGATTCGATCGCAGTGCGTTCTCTCTGGTCGGAGTGACGAACCGTGAACCCCCTCCAGAGAAACCCCGTTCGACGGCTCACGTTCACGCAACCCCTGGGGTGAGACATGCGAGATAGCCCTCCCTCTCGGCGCCCATCAAACATCCACCGCTGAGACCGAGAGCGGCGGATCTCGCACTTGAGGCTGATCCACACCCGCGAGGGAGTGGTCCGGACGCTGCTGGCGCTCGCGAACTACCCGATTGACCGAGAATTTGATAATCAAACAAGGCTTACAAAAGCCGAATTAGCGGCGATCATCCTCGCGCTCGACCCGGACGCCGAATCACTGGAGAATTCCAACTGATGAGTATACACTCCCGGATAAAGACCCTTATTTGTGAATAGAGGATCTAAATGCGCCGACTCAGTTGTATTTTAGGCGTGAATCTAAACTTAGATCGGGCCATAGACTACATTCACAGCTAATATTCGTCGTCTAGTGAGCAACAGATTTGTTACCATGATCCGGGGCTGCGGGATATCGGTCCGGGAGGAGGGGACTCCCGACGCCGTCGGTTTGGTAGTAGGGCATTCAGCCATGCTCTCGATCCGCCTCAGACCGGTTTCTACGGTCACTGTGGCGCGTGGCGAGGGCTGTCCGCAATTGGGGAGTTTCGTCAGGCCGCCGAACGTGAGCGCCCGTCAGCGGGTCGGAACCTGATGCTCACGGCGGGTGCGACTGCGTCGTCGGGGCGGTAATCCGGATTCCACCGCAGGCCGGATTCCACAGTCCCGGCCGTCAGAGCGCTCCCGTTCCGTCGGCTGTCCACAGGCCCGGTTGCTGCCCTCGACACGGTCGCCACGAGGAGAGAGAAGGGTGACCTTCCGGGGACCTGTCGGCCATCGCGAACCCCTGTAGTGTCTGGGTCCGTCGTCGCGGCTCCTGGCCAGTTCCCGTGGGGGCAGCTGACCTCGCCCGGACGGTGCGTCATCAGGTACTGATGGATGGGGCCAGACACCTCGTCACGCCTCGGGCCGGCCGCATCGATCTCGGGACACACGGGCCCGCGATACCGGCGACTCGGTCGGTCAGGTCGTGGACTCTCCTCCCGAGTGGAATCCGGACGGAGCACCTCCCGGGGGCGAAGTTCGACGTATCGCCACGGAGCCATCGACGTAGCTTCGACCGTCGGACCACCTTCCCAGGGTCCCGGAGTCTCTGCCGAGGGCACACCGAGGGTACGGGCCGTCGGCCGGTGATCCACTCCGCTTCCCCGAAGTGTCGACACTCGCCCGCTCCGCTGTTGGTGTCGCCCCCGCTACCGCGCCCGGATATCAATTCGTCGGGGGTTGCAATACCCCGGCCCACAGCGGGAACGTGGCCTTCGGTACCGGGGCCGACCACGCGGTGTCCTGCGAACTGGTACCACGATCGAACTGCCCCTCGCTGCCCCGGATTCTGGAAGTTCCCGGACTCGTGGACCCACAAGTATAACATTACCATCATAGATGCCCAGCGATCCGTTCGATAGTTTTCGTATAAACCACATTCCGCTATACGCAATTGGGTCGGGCACGCGAATGTGATCTCCGGATCTCAGTTCGGTGATATCGGGGCGGTGCGGTCGTCAGCGGGTCGATTCGACGAGGTCCAGGAGGCGGTCGACACAGTCGACGAACTCGTCGTCGGTCCGGTCGCGGGGGCGTGGGAGATCGATCCGGACATCTGCGCGGACACGACCGGGCGTTCCCGACAGGACGAGCACCCGGTCGGCGAGCGTGACCGCCTCTTCGATGTCGTGTGTGACGAACAGGACCGTCTTGTCCAGCTCGCGCCAGATGGACAGCAACTCCGCTCCGAGGTGGCGGCGCGTCTGGGCGTCGACGCTCCCGAACGGTTCGTCCAGCAGTAACATCCCCGGGTCGACCGCGAGCGCACGGGCGAGGCCCACGCGCTGTTTCATGCCACCGGACAGTTCCGACGGGTACGCCTCCGCCCGGTCGTCCAGCCCGACCAGTTCCAGCATCTCGCGGACGCGGTCGGTCCGTCGGGGCGCCGGAACCCCCGCCTCGACCAGCCCGAAGGCGACGTTCTCCCGGACGGACAGCCAGGGGAACAGGCGATACTCCTGGAATACCATGGCCCGGTCGGGACCGGGGGCCACGACGGGTTCCCCGTCCACGAGGATCCGGCCGTCTGTCGGCGTTTCGAGCCCACCGACGAGGCGGACGAGGGTCGTCTTGCCGCAGCCCGACGGTCCGACCACGGTCACGAACTCGCCGGGGTCGACGGCGAAAGACACGTCCGCGAGGGCCGTCGTCGCCCCGCCGTCGGTAGCGTCGTACCGCTTGGAGACGGTTTCGGCTTCGATCGCGGGCGCCGTCGCGCGGTCGCGTTCGGTCATGCTCGCCACCTGAGGAGCCTCGCTTCGAGCCTGCGAACGCACCAGTCGCTCGCGAGGAACACCCCGCTGATCGCGAGCATGTACGCGACGCTGCGTTCCATCGCGAGGTTGTTCGCGCTCGTGATGATCTCGTAGCCGACGCCGGGCGCGCCGAACAGTTCCGCGGCGATCACCATCATCCAGCACTGTCCGACGCTCGTCCGGACCCCGGTCAGCAGTTCGGGCATCGCGTCCGGGACGACCACCCGGCGGATCAGCCGGTACTCCCCGTCGACCCCGAGGGTCGCCGCCACCTCTAGCAGGTCCCTGGAGGCGTTCTCGACGCCGCTGTAGGCGTTGTAGAACGTGATCCAGAACGCGCCGACGAACACGATGAACGCCGCTCCGGTGTGCCCGAGTCCGAACCAGATGATCGCGAAGACGATCCAGGCCAGGGGCGGGACGGGACGCAACACCCGGACGACGGGGGTCAACACGTCGTCCAGCCACCGGAACCAGCCCATGGCGATCCCGAGCGCGGCCCCCGCCGTCACCCCCGCGACGACACCGGGGAGATAGTGGACGAGGCTCTGTCCCAGGTGGACGAACAGCGCGCCGCTGACGGTCTCGGCCTGGAGCGCCCGACCCACTTCCGCCGGGCCGGGGAGCAGATACGTCGGCTGCGTGCTCGCGGCCGCCCACCAGACCCCGAGGAACGCGACCGTCCCGGCGGCCCCGCGCCGGACTCGGACGAAGTCCCACTCCCTGTCGACCGGCCGGCCCGCCGACTCGCGGCCGCGGTCGGTCCCCTCGCCCGTCTCGAATTCGGTCGCCATCCTACGAGGTCACGTCCCGGTAGACCGACGGGTCGAATATCTCGTCGGTCCCGACGGGGTCGGAGAGCTGGCCCAGCGCGCGCATCCGTTCGATGCAGACCTCGGTGCCGTCGACGATAGCCCGCGGGTCCGAGACGTAGCTGGAGAGCGGCGAGCGGACGGCCTGCTCGGCGAGGTCGCGTGACAGGCGGTCGCCGAAGGCACTGCTTACCGCCCGCGCCGCCTCGGCCGGTCGCTCGGTGATGAGTTCCGTCGCGTTGACGTGCTCGCGGACTACCGCGTTCGCGACCTCCGGGTGGTCGTCCCGGACCCTGTCGTGCATGAACATGACGCCGCCCGGGGAGTCGGACATGAACGCGCCGGCGCGGGTGATCCGACGGAACGGCGCGTCCCGGGCGTCGAGCACGGTAGGGATCGGTTCCATGATGAGCGTCCCGTCGGCGTTCCCGGACAGCAGCGACCGCCGGACCGGGCCGAGCCCGGCCATGTTCTCGACCTCGACCCCGTCGGCGCCGACCCCGAGCTCCTCGTCGAGCCACTGCCGCAACAGCACGTACGCGACGCTGCCCTTCGGGAACGTCGAGAACCTGAACCGGCGGCCGTGTCGCGCCCGGAACTCCGCGAACGCGTCGGCCCCGTGTTCGTCGTAGAGCGCCGCGAACTCCTCGCTCGTGACGACCGCGAACCCGCCCGTCTGGTTCGCCGCAGTCACCTTCCCCGGGATGCCCTCGTGTTTCATGCGGATCGCCGGCGTGATCCCGACGAACGCCACGTCCACGTCGCCGTCGGAGTAGGCCGACACGATGTTCAGTCCCTGGTTGGCGAAGTTCGTCGCCTCGACCGACGGGTCGATATCGGACAGCGCGTCCCGTTCGTCCATCACGAGAAACTGCAGGAACGGGAAGATCGGCTTGTACGCGACCGAGAGCGTCTCGAGACCGCTCCCGCCCAGCACCGACCCGCACCCCGCGAGACCGCTCGCGGTCGCGACACCGCCGGCTTTCAGGAACCTCCGTCGGGTGGCACTGGCCGTCCCGGACTGCACGCCCGATTTTTTAGGCTTGCCTAAATCCATGCCCGGAGCTTTCGTCGGGCGAGTGATAAAATCTGTCCCGAACGGGATCGGCTCCAGTGCCGGATCGGTTCGTCGGGTCGGACCGCGCCCGGCGTCTGGACGCTCCCTTCGACGGGGGATACACTGCTGGGAACGGGTGAACGGAAAGAACACGCAGCGTCGGCGGGCCCGGTCGATCCGGGCCGGAGCCGTTACTCTTCGGCCGGTTCGTCGGCGTCGCCGGGGTCCTCGGGACCGCCGGGGCCGGGCGAGCCGGCGCCGGTCTGGAAGACGAACTCGTGTTCCTCCTCGGTCTCGAAGTTACCCAGGCCGTCGCCGAGGTACTGGGCGTAGCGGGTGAGCTCCTCCGCGCGCGAGGAGACCTCGTTGAGCTCGGCGGCCTGTTCCTCGGCGGCGCCGGCGACGTTCTCGCTCTCGGACATCGTGTCCTCGGC from Halosimplex halophilum includes:
- a CDS encoding ABC transporter permease; this encodes MATEFETGEGTDRGRESAGRPVDREWDFVRVRRGAAGTVAFLGVWWAAASTQPTYLLPGPAEVGRALQAETVSGALFVHLGQSLVHYLPGVVAGVTAGAALGIAMGWFRWLDDVLTPVVRVLRPVPPLAWIVFAIIWFGLGHTGAAFIVFVGAFWITFYNAYSGVENASRDLLEVAATLGVDGEYRLIRRVVVPDAMPELLTGVRTSVGQCWMMVIAAELFGAPGVGYEIITSANNLAMERSVAYMLAISGVFLASDWCVRRLEARLLRWRA
- a CDS encoding tyrosine-type recombinase/integrase — translated: MSRAERGSTDAEDPVAYFLDDITFQGKSQRTRDAYERVLREFEAYLSERGLDLDEANHRDCMAWIHQLRGSVGESTVATYASYLHRFYGYMTEVGTFEENPMALVLEEIDESINVDPERRDITVPAMRSFVAEVTHPLDRAVVVTLLKTGMRAGELCNLDRRDLSLSDSPFEWTHRPQLDGKPDSIYVDDAPSAGQAYNGQVRTASNKRKRATTIPVDDELAAVLVEWLAVRPDPRADADPLFASTTDEWGKRLTPDMVHHIVETHARDQGWYRDGGGAEENVTPHYFRHFFTTHLRDRTGDRGIVKYLRGDVAQDIIDTYTHDWGDRVREVYADHIYRLL
- a CDS encoding ABC transporter ATP-binding protein; translated protein: MTERDRATAPAIEAETVSKRYDATDGGATTALADVSFAVDPGEFVTVVGPSGCGKTTLVRLVGGLETPTDGRILVDGEPVVAPGPDRAMVFQEYRLFPWLSVRENVAFGLVEAGVPAPRRTDRVREMLELVGLDDRAEAYPSELSGGMKQRVGLARALAVDPGMLLLDEPFGSVDAQTRRHLGAELLSIWRELDKTVLFVTHDIEEAVTLADRVLVLSGTPGRVRADVRIDLPRPRDRTDDEFVDCVDRLLDLVESTR
- a CDS encoding ABC transporter substrate-binding protein → MDLGKPKKSGVQSGTASATRRRFLKAGGVATASGLAGCGSVLGGSGLETLSVAYKPIFPFLQFLVMDERDALSDIDPSVEATNFANQGLNIVSAYSDGDVDVAFVGITPAIRMKHEGIPGKVTAANQTGGFAVVTSEEFAALYDEHGADAFAEFRARHGRRFRFSTFPKGSVAYVLLRQWLDEELGVGADGVEVENMAGLGPVRRSLLSGNADGTLIMEPIPTVLDARDAPFRRITRAGAFMSDSPGGVMFMHDRVRDDHPEVANAVVREHVNATELITERPAEAARAVSSAFGDRLSRDLAEQAVRSPLSSYVSDPRAIVDGTEVCIERMRALGQLSDPVGTDEIFDPSVYRDVTS
- a CDS encoding DUF5805 domain-containing protein, which produces MTESDVDTSRTAVRTYVPAYQREEWDEHADALGMSRSEFVRTMVQAGRRGFGGGDADSPGSPATDAPSEGTEQASRDADSGGSDLEDRVVEALRSGDYLSWEELLEAVTDDIEAELEDALQRLQSEGRVTYSGRNGGYTIDE